A genomic segment from Enoplosus armatus isolate fEnoArm2 chromosome 12, fEnoArm2.hap1, whole genome shotgun sequence encodes:
- the asrgl1 gene encoding isoaspartyl peptidase/L-asparaginase produces the protein MLPVVVVHGGAGQVPRERAEKSTSGVCSAARAGYVVLRGGGSSVDAVVEAVTQLENDPSFNAGCGSVLNVKGEVEMDAIVMDGETLGSGAVSAVRNIANPIQLARLVMDKTSHACLTAEGASQFARSLCVPEVPQGSLITEYSRTRWEKNLAPDANPVECQMGKMGTVGAVAVDSKGNVACATSTGGMLNKMEGRVGDTPCIGCGGYADNRMGAVSTTGHGEAIMKVTLARLILFHMEQGLSAEAASDLGLAYMKSRVSGQGGVVTVDPQGHWAACFSSLQMAWAAAQKDTLHYGLYTGEHITESIDDPR, from the exons ATGTTGCCAGTGGTGGTGGTCCATGGAGGGGCGGGTCAAGTCCCAAGGGAGCGGGCGGAAAAGTCCACTTCGGGGGTGTGCTCGGCAGCCCGAGCGGGGTACGTCGTCCTCCGGGGAGGGGGCAGCAGCGTGGACGCCGTGGTAGAGGCTGTGACCCAGCTGGAGAATGACCCCTCCTTCAATGCag GGTGTGGGTCCGTGCTGAACGTCAAAGGAGAGGTGGAGATGGACGCCATCGTGATGGACGGGGAAACACTGGGTAGCGGTGCCGTGTCCGCTGTGCGCAACATAGCCAACCCCATCCAGCTGGCAAGACTGGTCATGGACAAG ACCAGTCACGCGTGTCTGACAGCAGAGGGTGCCAGTCAGTTCGCCCGGTCCTTGTGTGTCCCCGAGGTGCCCCAGGGGTCCCTCATCACGGAGTACTCCCGCACGCGCTGGGAAAAGAACCTGGCACCTGATGCCAACCCTGTGGAGTGCCAAAT gGGGAAGATGGGCACGGTTGGAGCAGTGGCAGTAGATAGTAAGGGCAACGTGGCCTGCGCGACCTCCACTGGAGGGATGCTGAACAAGATGGAGGGACGAGTGGGCGACACGCCCTGCATAG ggtgtggaGGTTATGCTGACAACAGGATGGGAGCAGTGTCAACTACAGGCCATGGAGAAGCCATCATGAAGGTTACTCTAGCCAGACTCATCCTGTTCCACATGGAGcaag GTCTGTCAGCAGAGGCAGCCAGTGATTTAGGCCTGGCCTACATGAAGTCCAGAGTAAGCGGGCAGGGTGGGGTGGTGACAGTGGACCCCCAGGGCCACTGGGCCGCTTGCTTCTCCAGCCTGCAGATGGCCTGGGCTGCAGCCCAGAAAGATACCCTGCACTACGGCCTGTACACTGGAGAGCACATCACAGAGAGCATCGATGACCCCcgctga